Proteins encoded within one genomic window of Paramisgurnus dabryanus chromosome 13, PD_genome_1.1, whole genome shotgun sequence:
- the LOC135789042 gene encoding beta-1,4-galactosyltransferase 3, translated as MFTLQSKWRYLIMLLGVQLVVMAILSREGYQKRVSYFFRIFRKPDSTAGHGGGGRNQTDVYANLSLLGPTLNKEDMPFCPKKSPLIGGPIHVTFPSGLTLAEVEKKNPLVIRGGRYRPPNCEARHRTAIIIPHRNREHHLKFLLYYLHPFLQRQQLNYGIYVIHQAGNYTFNRAKLMNVGFREAMREEDWDCLFFHDVDLIPEDDRNTYVCDSHPKHAAIAMDKFGYKLPYKMYFGGVSALTPNQYLKMNGFPNNYWGWGGEDDDIGIRVSLGGMLISRPSVKVGRYKMIKHKHDKGNEVNPKRFNMLAKTRHTWKQDGMNTVEYEIVSRDYQPLYTNITVNIGTEAGLHPQNKSAS; from the exons ATGTTCACGCTGCAGTCCAAATGGCGCTATCTGATCATGCTCTTGGGCGTCCAGTTGGTGGTCATGGCAATTCTCTCCAGAGAGGGATACCAGAAACGGGTATCGTATTTTTTTCGAATTTTTCGTAAGCCCGATTCTACAGCAGGACATGGGGGCGGTGGGCGGAACCAGACGGATGTCTATGCTAACCTCTCCCTTTTAGGTCCCACTCTGAAtaaagaggacatgcccttctGCCCTAAAAAGTCCCCTCTGATTG GTGGACCAATCCACGTCACTTTTCCTTCCGGGCTCACGCTTGCCGAGGTGGAGAAAAAGAATCCACTTGTGATTCGAGGGGGCCGCTATAGACCTCCAAACTGTGAAGCCCGTCACCGGACCGCCATAATCATTCCCCACAGAAACAGGGAGCACCACCTAAAGTTTCTACTCTACTACCTACATCCCTTCCTTCAGCGTCAACAGCTCAATTATGGCATCTATGTCATTCATCAG GCTGGGAATTACACCTTTAACCGAGCAAAGCTGATGAATGTTGGTTTTCGTGAAGCCATGAGGGAAGAAGACTGGGACTGCCTCTTCTTCCACGATGTGGATCTCATTCCAGAAGACGACCGCAATACTTATGTTTGCGACAGTCATCCTAAACATGCCGCCATTGCCATGGACAAATTTGGCTACAA GTTGCCTTACAAGATGTATTTTGGAGGAGTGTCAGCGCTGACCCCCAATCAGTACCTCAAGATGAACGGTTTTCCAAACAACTACTGGGGTTGGGGTGGCGAAGACGACGACATTGGAATCCg CGTGTCTCTTGGAGGAATGCTGATCAGTCGTCCATCTGTAAAAGTGGGCCGATATAAGATGATCAAACACAAACATGACAAAGGCAATGAAGTGAATCCAAAAAG GTTTAACATGTTGGCAAAGACCCGCcatacatggaaacaggacggCATGAATACGGTGGAGTACGAGATCGTGTCTCGGGACTATCAACCGCTTTACACCAACATTACCGTCAACATCGGCACGGAGGCGGGCCTGCATCCGCAAAATAAATCTGCATCCTAG